The Oncorhynchus clarkii lewisi isolate Uvic-CL-2024 chromosome 31, UVic_Ocla_1.0, whole genome shotgun sequence genome includes the window GGGCTGAGTTCTTCAAATGGTCCCGCAAGTTGATGAAAGCCACCTCCAAGGTGAACTTTGTCAATAGCCTTGGAGAACCCTTGTCCGATACAGCAATATCCACTTTGAAAGTTTTCCCAATGAGCTCTGTAGCATTGGTCGTGTTAACATACAGTTGTCCAGTGGTGTCATTGAGTCTGAATAGTCCTGTGGGGTTTCCATCTGTGATCATGTAGCTGAGTCTTCCATTCAGGCCAGAGTCTGGATCATTAGCCTTGATGGTAGTGGCCAGGAATCCCATAAATCCATTTTGGACAGAGCGACCAGTATGAGGATCGGTGGAGCCTTCTTCAGCACCATCCCCTAGTTGTGTCActatctcccccttctcctcgTTGACCGGGACACTCACAAAGGCTATGCCTTTCTTTGGCATCGGCTCCTTGATGACAGGGTAGTTGTCGTTGACATCCTGGATCTCGATGAGTACCGTGGCGGTGCTGGTGAGGGGTGGATGCCCATGGTCTATGGCCTCCACAATGAAGGAGTATGTGGGCGACTCCTCATAGTCCAATGACTGCTGGGCGCTGACTACACCACTGGTGGGGTGGATGGCGAAAGACGCCGTGGGAGGTCCCAGCTCATTGGACTCTCGGATGGAGAACGACACCCTGCCGCTGAGCTCAATATCCACATCATTGGCCTCTACCTTGAGGACCTGGAGCCCCACGGTATTGTTCTCCTTGAAGGAAGCCCTGTAGTGGGACTTGGAgaacacaggggcattgtcattctcATCCAACACATGGACAACTAGGTGTCTAACACATGACAGTGGAGGGTCACCGTAATCCTGGGCAAGTAACGTGAGATTATACTCCATGACCTTTTCCCGATCCAGGGTGCCATTGGTTACGATCATGTAATTGTCGCCATGGATTTTCTTGAGGCGGAAGTGGCCGGATCCATGCTGGATGTGGGCGTGCACATTCCCGTTGTCCCCGGAGTCTGCATCAGAGACCATCACCAGTGCAAGGAACGTGTCCTCTGGTGCACCTTCTAAAACAGTTGCCACTGGGGAATCAGGGGGTGTCCAAGTGACGTGGATCCTTGGTGCATTATCATTGACATCCCTTAGCTTGATGTGTAGTTTACAATGAGAGGGGATGGCGTTGGGCCCAAGATCACGCGCCTGGATGTCCACCTCATAAAAGTGTTTGGCTTCATAGTCCAGTTGGCCTTTTAAAGTCACTACCCCACTCTGGGGGTGGATACTGAAAAGCTTCTGCACCTCAGGTGGCGCATGCTTGCTTAGAGAGTACTCAACCTCCCCGTTGGCCCCTTGGTCAGGGTCCGTGGCCTTGAGGTTGATGACGCTAGTCCCACGAGCTGTATCCTCAGCTAGTTCCACAGTGGGGGTGCTATCCTCAAACATGGGGCTGTTGTCATTAGAGTCCAAGACGTTGACCTGGACCAGAGTACTGCCCGACCTGGGAGGATTCCCCTTGTCCCAGGCCACCAGAGTCAGCTCGAAGGAGGAATGCACCTCCCTGTCCAGCTCCTTGATCACCACCAGCTCTGCCTGCTTTGGCCCATCCACAGCGCTCCTTACATCCAGGGCAAAATGCTGGTTGACGGACAGCGAGTAGGTCTGCAGACCATTGGGGCCGGCGTCTGGGTCCACCGCTCGGTCCAGGGGGATCCGCATCCTCAATGTGGCCATCTCAGAGATTTCCACCTCCTGCTGGCTGCTGGGGAAAGTTGGGCTGTGGTCATTTAGGTCCATCACCTCCACCCGCACCCTCAGGAAGTGGATAACACCACCTTTCCTGTAGAGAACACTgaaggccagctcacacaggtCCGAGCCTCGACACAGCTCCTCCCGGTCCAGCTGGCCTAGGGTGGCGACAGTTCCATCTCTTACTTCAATGGAGAAAGGCAGGGCTTGACCATGCTCCACGACCTGGAAATCCTCCAGTACCCCGGTCTCGCCTCTCTGACGCAGGTCATCGACCAGACGGCCAACCCTGGTGCCCACAGGCTGCTCCTCCCAGACTTGGTACATGACAGTTAATGGGGCCGGGTCTGAAGACTGGGCCCCAGAAATAAGCCACAGAACCAGAGCCAGCAGCATGACTGTGTGAGATGTTACTGTCCTGTCCAGCATTTAAAAGGGCATGGCTAACACCCACAAAAAACTACTTATTTCCCCTTCTTCAATTTAAATAATGACTGGTGAAAAAACTAAACTATTGATAGAAAATATATCCTTTTAAAATAGCCCGATACAGTAAAAAAGTCAAATAGTTTAGTTATAAATCGACaaaacataaaatacatttatCAATATAAGCCATGAATCAAACAGCTCATCTACCCATATTCTTACACTTTTACCAAGCTCTGAGTATCAGCACAAAATATACCAACAATTACAGCTCAATCTAGCAATGAAACAATCTAATATTTTTCCTAACAAAACAGATTTAAAATGAATGAAAGACAACCCTACATCCCTTTTATACCAACAACATTAGAGCCCTTAAGTTTAGTCAGATAACTAAATTACAGAACCCTATAACTAGAGCTATTGCCTCCCTCtcttacacacactcacagcttACTGCATGAATCACAGACAGCTGCTGGCTCCCAGTGTCCCGCTTCATCAGCCTGTAGCTACAAAGTAAAGCAAGGAGAGCACTGAGGAAGTTTGGATCTGTGATGAAACATGCAGGATAggacccagccaatcagaacagGGGGGTGGAGCATATGCAAATCTAAACTCCCCACCCCAAAACAGAACAGTGGGCCCTCAGGAAATCAAGCAGGAGTTGAAACAACATTGGAGAGCTTTTAAAGAAATATGatcctccctctgcctctgcctccagTCCTTCACTCCTTTTGCCTTGTTGCTTTTTTCCTGCAATCTTCAAAAATCCATCACAACCTTGCATTGTGGATCTTTAACTCAGTAGAAATCAGAGTGGGCTTGAAGCGTGGCCCCTATGGGACTTTGAACTGTAACCAGGCCTGCTCTCTACTCAGAGCTCCATGACGTAAGGTCTGGGCTCGCGACAGAAATCCTAAACACTAGATAGCTCTTGCTGATAAATGTGTTGCAACCTCAAACTTGTCAGCCGTAAATGTCTTTTGGCTGGTAAAATGGTCCCTTTCTGGACTacttttcatttttttgttgtaatatgtgtttttttgttgagtttctcAGCAGTAAGCTGCAAATGTTGTTTTCACACATAGCACAGTGAAGAAAATAAAATTTGTGCTGCTGTAAAAAGTAGAATCTATCCATACCGAAGGGCTCACAATAATGACACAAAACTGCAGTTCCGGATAACATAAACAGGGCAAACAATCCTGATAAACAACATCAGACCATTATACATCTTGACAATTATATGTACAGGATCTCCACGATaggaatttttttttaaatatatattttttaaaagagtGTGAAATGGCATAATCTTAGCTCTGCAAGTATAAATATAAAAGTTTAATGTGTGACGGGAAATTATCCAATAGCCTGAGCCTATAAAGACAACGTTTGTTATACTCTGTACGGTTCAAACACACAAAACCTGACTAATCAACCTGATCAATCAATGTTTACATGTCCATAATCCTTCTGTTTGCattaatataattattatttttccaTCTACTAATTTGAGGCCCTAAAATAAAGGAGCAGTAGGCCTATAACGCTACAACAGAAAGAATAGCATGCGAAGTTTCAAGCATAACACTTCCCCTTCAGCTCGGACATCAACAAACCCAT containing:
- the LOC139391101 gene encoding protocadherin-12 isoform X1, with protein sequence MLDRTVTSHTVMLLALVLWLISGAQSSDPAPLTVMYQVWEEQPVGTRVGRLVDDLRQRGETGVLEDFQVVEHGQALPFSIEVRDGTVATLGQLDREELCRGSDLCELAFSVLYRKGGVIHFLRVRVEVMDLNDHSPTFPSSQQEVEISEMATLRMRIPLDRAVDPDAGPNGLQTYSLSVNQHFALDVRSAVDGPKQAELVVIKELDREVHSSFELTLVAWDKGNPPRSGSTLVQVNVLDSNDNSPMFEDSTPTVELAEDTARGTSVINLKATDPDQGANGEVEYSLSKHAPPEVQKLFSIHPQSGVVTLKGQLDYEAKHFYEVDIQARDLGPNAIPSHCKLHIKLRDVNDNAPRIHVTWTPPDSPVATVLEGAPEDTFLALVMVSDADSGDNGNVHAHIQHGSGHFRLKKIHGDNYMIVTNGTLDREKVMEYNLTLLAQDYGDPPLSCVRHLVVHVLDENDNAPVFSKSHYRASFKENNTVGLQVLKVEANDVDIELSGRVSFSIRESNELGPPTASFAIHPTSGVVSAQQSLDYEESPTYSFIVEAIDHGHPPLTSTATVLIEIQDVNDNYPVIKEPMPKKGIAFVSVPVNEEKGEIVTQLGDGAEEGSTDPHTGRSVQNGFMGFLATTIKANDPDSGLNGRLSYMITDGNPTGLFRLNDTTGQLYVNTTNATELIGKTFKVDIAVSDKGSPRLLTKFTLEVAFINLRDHLKNSAPGNHGQLSFTMMVAICLGASCILLLLTVALVTTFCRPTKRDNHSYNCRTAESTYTSHPRRPQKNIRKTDIQLVPVLRGRREDPPEDDESQPLSPMLLVVEEQNTETQYSVANSMNPTVHSQAYPEGGSTLPVSHSRTLRKPGSIELDGTLPWTPAIPYRTLRKARNPSSSSSLNQTSTLRRHGNSEIQVSPDVEVPETSSQVTTLRRPKNTDTRSGLDAEDHRRMLRNLVRLSMAAFGENSIELSAASPEVQQVSQLLSLLHQGQLQPRPNFRGNKFSQRAGRSYAQDTDWQSTKDSGHGESEAGDMDWDMGRDSPVDPLLEEGLNNLLNNPDDVFADIEDPAWMSRLSLPLTADYHENVFVPNGPPSPETHCSPDTLDSASFSTFGKKPEDGSLGGALISEVNTLFNMLLTQKGDSQPRPSPDVLYRLSATYRRSLGLEGDTAAAGSANIQRNSVNPEKRSPLAQCP
- the LOC139391101 gene encoding protocadherin-12 isoform X2 is translated as MLDRTVTSHTVMLLALVLWLISGAQSSDPAPLTVMYQVWEEQPVGTRVGRLVDDLRQRGETGVLEDFQVVEHGQALPFSIEVRDGTVATLGQLDREELCRGSDLCELAFSVLYRKGGVIHFLRVRVEVMDLNDHSPTFPSSQQEVEISEMATLRMRIPLDRAVDPDAGPNGLQTYSLSVNQHFALDVRSAVDGPKQAELVVIKELDREVHSSFELTLVAWDKGNPPRSGSTLVQVNVLDSNDNSPMFEDSTPTVELAEDTARGTSVINLKATDPDQGANGEVEYSLSKHAPPEVQKLFSIHPQSGVVTLKGQLDYEAKHFYEVDIQARDLGPNAIPSHCKLHIKLRDVNDNAPRIHVTWTPPDSPVATVLEGAPEDTFLALVMVSDADSGDNGNVHAHIQHGSGHFRLKKIHGDNYMIVTNGTLDREKVMEYNLTLLAQDYGDPPLSCVRHLVVHVLDENDNAPVFSKSHYRASFKENNTVGLQVLKVEANDVDIELSGRVSFSIRESNELGPPTASFAIHPTSGVVSAQQSLDYEESPTYSFIVEAIDHGHPPLTSTATVLIEIQDVNDNYPVIKEPMPKKGIAFVSVPVNEEKGEIVTQLGDGAEEGSTDPHTGRSVQNGFMGFLATTIKANDPDSGLNGRLSYMITDGNPTGLFRLNDTTGQLYVNTTNATELIGKTFKVDIAVSDKGSPRLLTKFTLEVAFINLRDHLKNSAPGNHGQLSFTMMVAICLGASCILLLLTVALVTTFCRPTKRDNHSYNCRTAESTYTSHPRRPQKNIRKTDIQLVPVLRGRREDPPEDDESQPLSPMLLVVEEQNTETQYSVANSMNPTVHSQAYPEGGSTLPVSHSRTLRKPGSIELDGTLPWTPAIPYRTLRKARNPSSSSSLNQTSTLRRHGNSEIQVSPDVEVPETSSQVTTLRRPKNTDTRSGLDAEDHRRMLRNLVRLSMAAFGENSIELSAASPEVQLEVFRPPP